Below is a genomic region from Perognathus longimembris pacificus isolate PPM17 chromosome 24, ASM2315922v1, whole genome shotgun sequence.
TGATTAAAAGTTATTTCATTCGTAAGAACTAAATTATAAGAAATATATCAAACAGTAACTTAAAAAGAGACATACCACagcctttttggttttttgtctgATTGGTTTTAACCTGTGAGCAATCAAAGGAGCTGTAATGCTTCGTAATGTACGTTTTTGACACCCCAAAGTTGACTCCATACCCCTAGTCTTGCTTTGTTCAGGGGTATCTAAGCCAAAAATAGGTTCTTGCTGAATTATCTCAGGTTTACTGTGAAGTGCAGTCATGTATTTCATAGTGTTCAGCTGTTTTACAGGATGTGCATTTTCACAAGTATTTTCACAAGTCCAAGCATTTCTTGATGTGTCTTGCCAATCTGGATATCCCTGGTGATCCTGGTGTGGGCTAATGCTACCGTGCTCAGTAGTTTCTCTTAAGTGAGCTATAATACACAGTGAAAAAAGCGTTTTAGTAACTGGAAAGAGACATAAATGTGCTGACCATATCACTAAGAAAAAATATAGTACCAAAGTATGAGCCTATTTGTATCCAGAACTTTTTCTAAATCAGTAGGTTATATTTTTCTGGCCAAAGGGAAGAAAGTATGTAATTGCAATAGTTAACTCTGACAGCTATATTAATTTGTTTCACTATAGTAACCAttacatacataattatatatgcacatatatatacatatacatgtatgtatatgagaTGAAATTTTCAATTAAGGTAAAAACTATAGTCACCTATTCTAAAGCAAAGCAATGTTTTAACAAAAGCAGATTTGAGAAGAGTCTCAGATAATCActgtatatatgaaaaatatatacatttattcccTTATGCTCAGGTCTGTCTAATCCATCTTTATCTAGAAAAAGGGGTATATAAAAGCAACacgggaagtggcgctatggctcaagtggcagaccagcagccttgagctcaagagctcagggacagtgtccaagcccagagttcaagccccacagctgatcaaaaaaacaaaacaaaaacaaagcaacacaatgggggctaggaatgtggcttagtagcatGAAGCCCTAGCATGCccaaagcaccacataaacaaaaaaagccgtaagtggtgctgtggctcaaaggtagagtgttagccttgagcagaagaagccagggacagtgctcaagccccgagtccaagacccaggaatggcaaaaaaaaaaaagtgcaacactatattaataattttaatggtattaatatttaatattacacATGTACTTATACCAATATTTTAAGAAGTTCTTATATTTTTTTGCAAAGTTTTAGAGTCCATACAACTACTACTCTAAAAGTCTTTAAACAAGTAGATTACCTGAAAATTTTCAATTATTAATCTCCACGTCTGCATCATTTTCTTACATGATTTTTTAAGGgtttctcaataaataaataaaagcattttgtctcaagtaaaatattttaaaagtaaaagaatacTTCTATACTGTTATCTCAAAATTCACACTGCCAAATGGAAATACTTGTAAACACAAGTGTATGATTATGTacatggcaaaaacaaagaaattaccTCCAACAGGTATACACGAAAAAGAGTAATTCCCTTTTAGGTATCTGAAGATCatatcaatttcttttttaaaaagagtagaCTTGAGACCACTTAACAGTTCTGCTTAAATTACAGCCTCATTATGGACTCTTTGTCAGTAAAGTAATATAACACTTGGTAAAAAATTATCTCCTCCTCTccatatggtttttttttcttttcccatcatTATTTTGCAGTTCACCTTCTGTGAATGTTATTTTTGCTAAGTAGGACTATTAACACTCTATCTATAATGACTTGGGTGACAGATGCTTTAAAATGTTGTAGTAGCTGTTTACTTTGGTGAGAAGTGTCAGACTACAATGTCTATATCAGCTTCGAGCTAAAATAAGGCAAATCATGTCTAAAATATTTTGGAGACACTGGCAGTAGATGCTCATGATAGGGAAGCTGTAAGAGCAAACGGCTCCAAAGTAAAACTCCTGTGTCTTAGAATTCTAGCTTCTCTATTGAATGGTTGTGTAGCACCTATAAACAGATTCTATGCACAATGTCTTCATCTGAAAATTAGGATAATAATGCTATCTTCctcaattttttatttgaatttagtGAATTCATCACGTATGTTGAGTACAGATAGTAGCTAACTTAAATGTTCTAAATATGCACTATTGTTGTTGCAATATAGCTTTTTTGAAATTTACTGAAAATGTTTTcataagaaatacaaatagaaatcTGTCATAGTCAGTAAGGTTCCAGATCACTAATTCTCCATTAAAAACTCACCATTTACTTGCAGATTCCCAAACCACTGTTGCACCATTTCCATCTGAGATGTCTGGTCTAATGGAAAGGGAGTTTTTCCTAAACAAAGATGATTAGAGCTAAAGgagggaacaacaacaaaaaaaatcccattaacTAATAAATCATCAGGCAACTTTCtattttgtgggggagggaggctgtgCTAAGATAAAAGCCAGGGTTGCTATTCAGCCCTCATGCAACTTTTTCAAGTAGATACACTAAGAGAAAGATTTGAATACCTGGAAACTTCAAAATTACTGTAGAAAAGTATTAAACTATTTCTAAAAATACTAAAACGTCATACTGCTTTTATACAGCTTACTTCCCTTTTACATTTCAAGCATAAAAGCTAAAACAGGATTAGAGAAATAAttttgattaaaacaaaaaaaaaaaaaacggtttTCAAGGTAAAAGCAGTCAGTACCATGGTTTATCTTCTCTCAAGACAAAGCATTTATCATCAGGCAGGGGTGGAGAACCTTTTCTCTGCAAAGGACCATTTGGACACTTATAACAACATTCATGGACCTAGATTGACTGAATGTCTTTGAGAACAGCTACTAGATTTACTGGTTTTCAAATCTGGCTGGCAGCTGCTTTGGCAGGGCCTGATCAAGTGATTTCAAGGGCCTTATAAAGGCCAtgggcatttgtactaccatgtttatcgcggcacaattcacaatagctaaaatatggaaacaacccagatgcccctccacagacgaatggatccaaaaaatatggtacttatacacaatggaatactacatagcgattaggaatggtgaaatattgttatttgcagggaaatggtcggaactcgaacaaataatgttgagtgagacaagcctagaacacagaaaacaaaggggcatgatctccctgatatatgactgttaacaaagggagacggagagacagtagagaccaagtctgtgaatactgtatatgttcttgatacattgtatattgcatatatgtcaacctgacctagacaagggatagaaaaacaggttgtaagatatcataagaaatgtacacactgccctactatgtaactgtaccctctttgcacaacaccttgtaaaaaaatttatgtccaattaataaaaaaaaaataaataaaaaaaaaataaaggccatGGGAACAATGTTCCCCACCCCCACTAGTCTGCAGTTTTTAGAGTACTTCAGGGATCCAATTTTAACTATAGTGTATCAATGGAAACTTGctccatttaaaatgaaaaagttaaaatttCCAAAAATTAAACACATTCTATAACGACATTTTTTTGCCTTGCTAGGGGAAAGGGTTGATAGTTATATTATAACTACAATCCAAATTGAattcactggcttcaaactctgacttCCTagtactggaattataggtgtatgccaccatatccagctacacttaaaaacaaaaaaacctgatcTGCTGGAAATCAGAGGcttatgcctaaaatcctagctatgctGGACACAGAAATTGGGAAGACTGTGGCTTGAGGCAAGTCTAgtcagaaagttcatgagatactGCCTCCCCCTGcccgacgcccccccccccccacacctcaagaggctgagcatgGTGGAATGCACCTGTCACTCAAGCTTGTTATAAATAGAAATGCATTCCAGACTAGCCTAGAAAAAGCATGATCTGATCACCAAAATAATCAGAGCAGCCACACAACAGGCTAATTaatgactgcaatcctagctactcaggaggctaagatctaaggatcatggttccaagtggCTTGAcaacaaagttcatgagactcttatctccaatagcccagccaaaagccaggaagtggaggtgtagcaccagtggtagagtaccaaccttgagcaaaaaagttaaggaaaagCTCAAGGCTGAGATCGAGTCCAATACTGACACATTCATACACATAAAATAAGAAGGTCAAAGACGAACACTGGTGACCAATACCTGTTACCCTagatatttgggaggctgagatgtagatTAAAGTGAGGCCAACTCAGGTAGacagactctacctccaaaataacaaaaaatcagGGAAGGAAGTGTCCCCTAAGCGGCAAAGCACTTGAATTGTGAGGCCCTAACCTCTAATCCCAGTAGcacagaaaagagtaaaaaggGCTGGATGCATAACTCAAGCAGTTGAGTACCTTCTTGGCacagttcaaacaccagtaccacaaaaataaagagaaaacctAACAATAATTCAAAAACTATTTTCTACCTCTCATAAAAACTGATACTCATTGCCTGGGGGGACCCCCTAATTTAGATGGCAGCTTCACATTCATGCTAGTACAatgtttacagaaaataaaatacttctgGTAGAATTCTTACACTGCTTGGTTGTTATCAGGTCTTTCCAAAGATCCAGAAGTACTGgatgttttttctttaaagaagtgaaaaacattGACACCACCGCTTGGTTGTGAGTATCTCTCATTTTCGTCAATTCCTGACCTTTTGGACTTTGAAAGCACTTCTGCTGAGTGACATCTTTCCATCATGTATGTTTTTGCACGAGACTGACTAGAAGTGCTGGATCTATCAGAGGAATGGGCTCGACGAAGGTATCGAGAATGTGGCCTTTCTTCTGCATCATGGATTACTCTTCTTCTTCCACTATTACTGATTTCTTGTTCTTCATTTCCCCACTGGTTACAAAAGCTGCTCCCATCACCTGAAGAAAAGTCACTTGAATGTTTACTTTTTGGAAATATAGCCATTTTATTTGGGAGTGGGTGACCAATCAAAAGTCTTCTTCTGTCAAATAAACTACCACTTACACTGGTACCGGAAGATGCTGTAATTGCAGTAGAAATTGTGGCATGTCCACTATCAATTGAGTCTTCTACAGTTCCTAAATCTTTACTTTTTGCTGAAGAACTTTGGGACATAAAAGGATGATCTAATACTGAAGACAGACTTAAACGATCTGCAGGATTTCTACGAAGTAAGTGGTGAATAAGGTCCTTGGCCTCTTTTGACAAAAAAGTTGGCATTTCATAATCTGCCATTACAACTTTATTTAATGTGTTCTTGACTGTGTCCGTGTCAAAAGGTGGTCTCCCTATAAGTAATGTGTAAAACATACAACCCAAGGACCAAACATCAGACTCAAGTCCATGTGCACTTCGAGTTGCAATTTCTGGCGAGATGTAATTAGGAGTTCCACAAAGTGTATAGTGCTTTTCATGTGGCATTTTCAACTGGGTTGCCAGGCCAAAATCAGCAATCTTGATATTCATATTACGAGTAAGCAAGAGATTAGAAAGTGTGAGGTCCCGGTGTAATATACCATGAGAATGAAGATATAACATTCCTGTAATGATCTGATGCATGAAGTGTCGAGCTATGAGGATGAAAAAAGAGAAGTTATAATTTGGAAACTTTCAGAGATTCAACATTCAGAATACTATGAAACCTAGGTACAAATGCCAAAGAATTACATTAAAATTCAAGTTTACAGAGTTTGTTTGAATACATGataacagaacaatgaaactagTTGAAACTTCTAAACAGTGGGCAGTGGGATAGTTGAGAATGACAGAGTTATGGTTCATCAGAATACACTGTATGCACACGTGGAACCCCCTTGTAAAACTAAGgtagacttaaaaagaaaagtatgatATTAAGTACAGGAAAATAGCAGATTACACATTAGATTTATCAACCAAAATACCATTCTGCTGATAATCATAATACCGGATtctctttaaaagaaaaccagGTACTGGCTTTAATCTTTGCCATTTGTAACTGATACACTTTCTACATACCatcaagaagtttttttttttttttttgggggggggcagtcctagggcttgaactcagggcctaagcactgttcctggcttctgtggctcaagtggtagagtgctaactttgagcaaaaaggaagccaggaacagtgctcaggccctgaattcaggcctcagaactggcaaaaaaaaaaaaaaaaaattagatgtgaTGATGCACTCATACTTTTTCAAAGtttgtattttgaaaaaatatacttgaatatttgaaaagaagtctAAACTTAATACATAGTGAATTAGAGAGTAAAATAGGTATAGTAACTATTTGCATGTCAATTGATAAGCTGAGGGAGTTCAGGAAAGTATTCTGTACATtttcagtaaaaaattatttcaggggctggggatatggcctagtggcaagagtgcctgcctgggatacacgaggccctaggttcgattccccagcaccacatatacagaaaatggccagaagcggcactgtggctcaagtggcagagtgctagccttgagcgggaagaagccagggacagtgctcaggccctgagtccaaggcccaggactggcaaaaaaaaaaaaaaaaaaattatttcagtgaTTGTACTTGATTTAGAAACTACAGCTATCAATGACACTCTAAAAAGCTTTGCAGACtagaaagcatatatatatatatatatatatatatatatacacacacacacatatacacacacaaatgttttaACTAACAATGTGTTTTGGGGGAACATAAAAAGGATAACAAATTTCTTGTTTCAGTAACCTGTGAATGATTTATAAAACCTACCAGCTTTTAGGAGGCAAACAGGAATCTCTTTTTCCAGCCTAAAGCATGAATAAAGACTTTtgcaaaatattataaaatagcaCTTTTCAAAACCACTCTAAAAGGCAAGGTGTTTATATTaccaaaaagaaggagggaaggagagagggaaaagaagagacaaTGAAGCCTACCTTCATTTTCTGAGAAAGGTTTCATTCTGTTCTTTAGGTATCTGTTCATTTCTCCATTATGGCACATTTCTAATACCAGGTACACATAATTGTTGTCTTCAAAATAATTATAAAGCTGAAATGTAAAAGTATAATAAATTATGCAAAAATCTAATCTCAAGCATGgcagtacatacctgtaattctggtactcaggaggctgagactaatAGAACTATGATTTTGAAATCAGTTTGAATTACATAGGAAGACTGTATCTCTAAAATCTAAAGTAGTAAAAAATGGTTCATTCTCCTTAGCTACTGTTATAAAACTTGTAACTCACCTCCAAGATAGAAGGATGTTTCAACTGACAATGTATTTTCACTTCATTTTGGACTCGTTGTACCATTCCAGCTTTGTACATGGCTTTCTTATCTATCTAAAAATAGCAGAGAAGTTTAAATGTTGATGATATACTTGTAAATAGAAAGTTGTTAAAAGTCAATACTGAAAATCTAGAAGTAGTGCAAAACAGACTATAGTCTTTTTATACATGTCCTGATCAATTCCCACCTATTTTCTCAGGGCAACAAGAAGCCTGTATGGTAGAATGGACAGTCAGTAAATATGTCATCTGCATTCTAATATACTCTCTCAATTTAAATACTCTGATAACATAATTCTACTAACCATGGGAAGAAAATCCCAACTTAAATCTTAACACAAAAGTCCTCTTACTTTTTCCAACGGGTTTTAATAATTCTTCTCTTGTTCTAAATTGCTAGCGATAGGAATCACCAATCtgtttatgctaggcaagcactctacctgtaGTTCTATCACTAGGTAGACAACTCTTATGTTTAGTTTATTAGACTGTTTTCTAATAATCAAGACTAGAACTTTGGATTGCCAAACACatctgtattattttgttttttgttttgttgccagtcctggggcttggactcggggcctgagcactgtccctggcttctttttgctcaaggatagcactatacctcttgagccagagccatttctggctttttccatatatgtggtgctgaggaattgaacacagggcttcatgtatatgaggcgagcactctaccactaggccatattcccagccccaaacacatctatattattaaaaaaaaaattactggggctgggaatgtggtttagtggtagagtgcttgcctagcatgaacgtTAATAAAGTTAAAACTAAACGTTAATAAAGTTAAAACACTTAAGCAAGGTCAAGCTCTCCTCCAGTATTCTCAAGCTTAATTACTGGACCTGGCTCTATTGccttttttattcttcatattcCAATAAAACAAATGGCTGGTAGAAATCAAGAATTTGTGACATCTGGAACAGCATACCTCCGCACTTCCTTACAAAGTACAGAAGAAACACAGATTAGTGCAGTCTTACCATTTTGATTGCAACTTCCAAACCAGTCTGAATGGACTCGGCTCTGTAGACACCAGCAAATGATCCTTTACCCAGCAGATTTCCAACTTTAAAATCctaaaaaattaaacatcagACATAGGTGATAACGCACGGGATAACGcagaaaagaaagatgggaaggggctgggaaaggaCAGTGGGACGAGAGCGACGTGGGACGAGAAGCGGGAATTGCACCTCAATACGGCCGGCGCGCGGGGAGGAGGGCATGCTGGCGCTTCGCGGGGCTCCCAAGCTCCAGGCTGGGTCCCGGGCGGCGCCCTAAGGAAAGAGCTCCGCAGCCTCATCGTCCGCCCCCGCCTCGGTCCCAGAACCCGCCGCAGGTCCCGCCGCGGCTAACCGCCAACCccgcggggaagggggagggcggCCCCGGCGCGGCACCTCCCAGGGCCCGCGCCCCAGAGGCTGGGCCTCCCGGGGCTCCGAGGGGCGGGCCGCTCCGCCCCCGAGCagccggcggggcggcggcggacCTCCCGGGCCCCAGGagcccccgcctcccgccctccGGCCCCGGCGGGCCTCCCTCGGCCCCCGGCGCTCCCCACCCCCCGGCCTCCGACCCCCCTCAGCCTTCGGTGGCCCGGTCGGTCCTCCCTGGCCCCTTGAGCCCCGAAAACTTTCACCTCGATCTTCTCGCCGATGCAGGTCGCCATCTTCCCAGGCCTCGGCCCGGGCTCGCTCCCTTCGCGCAGCGCCTTCGAGGTAACGCTCCCAGCAGCCAGCCGGTCTTGGCGCCCATCAGGCTCTGCTTTCTAGGCCGCCGCTCCCGGCGACGATGCCGACGCCACCGACAAGTCTCCCTGGCACCTCCCGAGGCCGCGGTGGAACCTCCGCGCCCCCATTTTGAAAATCCCGCTCGAGGCCGACGGAGCCTGGCTGGCGTGACGTCACGCGGCGGGCCCTCGGAGCGGCCGCCCGCGCGTGCGCGCCGAGCGCTCTTCCGGCCGCCGCGCTCTCTCCCGGCTGTGGGCGCCAGTTGGCACGACTTGCGGTTCTAATCCACCTGGAAAGCTACCTCCAACTCCAGAgggttgttcttttgttttgttgccagtcctggggcgtggacacagggcctgagcactgtccctggcttttttgctcaaggctagcactctgccacttgagccacagcgccacttgcagcctttttctatatacgtggtgctgaggaatcgaacgcagg
It encodes:
- the Plk4 gene encoding serine/threonine-protein kinase PLK4 isoform X2, whose protein sequence is MATCIGEKIEDFKVGNLLGKGSFAGVYRAESIQTGLEVAIKMIDKKAMYKAGMVQRVQNEVKIHCQLKHPSILELYNYFEDNNYVYLVLEMCHNGEMNRYLKNRMKPFSENEARHFMHQIITGMLYLHSHGILHRDLTLSNLLLTRNMNIKIADFGLATQLKMPHEKHYTLCGTPNYISPEIATRSAHGLESDVWSLGCMFYTLLIGRPPFDTDTVKNTLNKVVMADYEMPTFLSKEAKDLIHHLLRRNPADRLSLSSVLDHPFMSQSSSAKSKDLGTVEDSIDSGHATISTAITASSGTSVSGSLFDRRRLLIGHPLPNKMAIFPKSKHSSDFSSGDGSSFCNQWGNEEQEISNSGRRRVIHDAEERPHSRYLRRAHSSDRSSTSSQSRAKTYMMERCHSAEVLSKSKRSGIDENERYSQPSGGVNVFHFFKEKTSSTSGSLERPDNNQAVSNHLCLGKTPFPLDQTSQMEMVQQWFGNLQVNAHLRETTEHGSISPHQDHQGYPDWQDTSRNAWTCENTCENAHPVKQLNTMKYMTALHSKPEIIQQEPIFGLDTPEQSKTRGMESTLGCQKRTLRSITAPLIAHRLKPIRQKTKKAVVSILDSEEVCVELLKECTSEEYVKEVLQISSDGTMVTVYYPNDGKDFPLIDRPPSPTDNISRYSFDNLPEKYWRKYQYASRFVQLVRSKTPKITYFTRYAKCILMENSPGADFEVWFYDGTKIHKTEDSIQVIEKTGRSYSLKNGDEANTLKEEINIYMDHANEGHHICLALESIISEEEKKSRSACFFPIIVGRKPGSTSSPKALSPPPVDANYSMRDRPTLNKLIVNRATSPTQGPILNPSIVTVERPGHKATPSETSISSNSLKDCLPKSAQLLKSVFVKNVGWATQLTSGAVWVQFNDGSQLVVQAGVSSISYTSPNGLTTRYGENEKLPEYITQKLHCLSSILLMFSNPSPSFH
- the Plk4 gene encoding serine/threonine-protein kinase PLK4 isoform X1, with translation MPSSPRAGRIEDFKVGNLLGKGSFAGVYRAESIQTGLEVAIKMIDKKAMYKAGMVQRVQNEVKIHCQLKHPSILELYNYFEDNNYVYLVLEMCHNGEMNRYLKNRMKPFSENEARHFMHQIITGMLYLHSHGILHRDLTLSNLLLTRNMNIKIADFGLATQLKMPHEKHYTLCGTPNYISPEIATRSAHGLESDVWSLGCMFYTLLIGRPPFDTDTVKNTLNKVVMADYEMPTFLSKEAKDLIHHLLRRNPADRLSLSSVLDHPFMSQSSSAKSKDLGTVEDSIDSGHATISTAITASSGTSVSGSLFDRRRLLIGHPLPNKMAIFPKSKHSSDFSSGDGSSFCNQWGNEEQEISNSGRRRVIHDAEERPHSRYLRRAHSSDRSSTSSQSRAKTYMMERCHSAEVLSKSKRSGIDENERYSQPSGGVNVFHFFKEKTSSTSGSLERPDNNQAVSNHLCLGKTPFPLDQTSQMEMVQQWFGNLQVNAHLRETTEHGSISPHQDHQGYPDWQDTSRNAWTCENTCENAHPVKQLNTMKYMTALHSKPEIIQQEPIFGLDTPEQSKTRGMESTLGCQKRTLRSITAPLIAHRLKPIRQKTKKAVVSILDSEEVCVELLKECTSEEYVKEVLQISSDGTMVTVYYPNDGKDFPLIDRPPSPTDNISRYSFDNLPEKYWRKYQYASRFVQLVRSKTPKITYFTRYAKCILMENSPGADFEVWFYDGTKIHKTEDSIQVIEKTGRSYSLKNGDEANTLKEEINIYMDHANEGHHICLALESIISEEEKKSRSACFFPIIVGRKPGSTSSPKALSPPPVDANYSMRDRPTLNKLIVNRATSPTQGPILNPSIVTVERPGHKATPSETSISSNSLKDCLPKSAQLLKSVFVKNVGWATQLTSGAVWVQFNDGSQLVVQAGVSSISYTSPNGLTTRYGENEKLPEYITQKLHCLSSILLMFSNPSPSFH
- the Plk4 gene encoding serine/threonine-protein kinase PLK4 isoform X3 — encoded protein: MPSSPRAGRIEDFKVGNLLGKGSFAGVYRAESIQTGLEVAIKMIDKKAMYKAGMVQRVQNEVKIHCQLKHPSILELYNYFEDNNYVYLVLEMCHNGEMNRYLKNRMKPFSENEARHFMHQIITGMLYLHSHGILHRDLTLSNLLLTRNMNIKIADFGLATQLKMPHEKHYTLCGTPNYISPEIATRSAHGLESDVWSLGCMFYTLLIGRPPFDTDTVKNTLNKVVMADYEMPTFLSKEAKDLIHHLLRRNPADRLSLSSVLDHPFMSQSSSAKSKDLGTVEDSIDSGHATISTAITASSGTSVSGSLFDRRRLLIGHPLPNKMAIFPKSKHSSDFSSGDGSSFCNQWGNEEQEISNSGRRRVIHDAEERPHSRYLRRAHSSDRSSTSSQSRAKTYMMERCHSAEVLSKSKRSGIDENERYSQPSGGVNVFHFFKEKTSSTSGSLERPDNNQAVSNHLCLGKTPFPLDQTSQMEMVQQWFGNLQVNAHLRETTEHGSISPHQDHQGYPDWQDTSRNAWTCENTCENAHPVKQLNTMKYMTALHSKPEIIQQEPIFGLDTPEQSKTRGMESTLGCQKRTLRSITAPLIAHRLKPIRQKTKKAVVSILDSEEVCVELLKECTSEEYVKEVLQISSDGTMVTVYYPNDGKDFPLIDRPPSPTDNISRYSFDNLPEKYWRKYQYASRFVQLVRSKTPKITYFTRYAKCILMENSPGADFEVWFYDGTKIHKTEDSIQVIEKTGRSYSLKNGDEANTLKEEINIYMDHANEGHHICLALESIISEEEKKSRSACFFPIIVGRKPGSTSSPKALSPPPVDANYSMRDRPTLNKLIVNRATSPTQGPILNPSIVTVERPGHKATPSETSISSNSLKDCLPKSAQLLKSVFVKNVGWATQLTSGAVWVQFNDGSQLVVQAGVSSISYTSPNGLTTR
- the Plk4 gene encoding serine/threonine-protein kinase PLK4 isoform X4, whose product is MPSSPRAGRIEDFKVGNLLGKGSFAGVYRAESIQTGLEVAIKMIDKKAMYKAGMVQRVQNEVKIHCQLKHPSILELYNYFEDNNYVYLVLEMCHNGEMNRYLKNRMKPFSENEARHFMHQIITGMLYLHSHGILHRDLTLSNLLLTRNMNIKIADFGLATQLKMPHEKHYTLCGTPNYISPEIATRSAHGLESDVWSLGCMFYTLLIGRPPFDTDTVKNTLNKVVMADYEMPTFLSKEAKDLIHHLLRRNPADRLSLSSVLDHPFMSQSSSAKSKDLGTVEDSIDSGHATISTAITASSGTSVSGSLFDRRRLLIGHPLPNKMAIFPKSKHSSDFSSGDGSSFCNQWGNEEQEISNSGRRRVIHDAEERPHSRYLRRAHSSDRSSTSSQSRAKTYMMERCHSAEVLSKSKSSNHLCLGKTPFPLDQTSQMEMVQQWFGNLQVNAHLRETTEHGSISPHQDHQGYPDWQDTSRNAWTCENTCENAHPVKQLNTMKYMTALHSKPEIIQQEPIFGLDTPEQSKTRGMESTLGCQKRTLRSITAPLIAHRLKPIRQKTKKAVVSILDSEEVCVELLKECTSEEYVKEVLQISSDGTMVTVYYPNDGKDFPLIDRPPSPTDNISRYSFDNLPEKYWRKYQYASRFVQLVRSKTPKITYFTRYAKCILMENSPGADFEVWFYDGTKIHKTEDSIQVIEKTGRSYSLKNGDEANTLKEEINIYMDHANEGHHICLALESIISEEEKKSRSACFFPIIVGRKPGSTSSPKALSPPPVDANYSMRDRPTLNKLIVNRATSPTQGPILNPSIVTVERPGHKATPSETSISSNSLKDCLPKSAQLLKSVFVKNVGWATQLTSGAVWVQFNDGSQLVVQAGVSSISYTSPNGLTTRYGENEKLPEYITQKLHCLSSILLMFSNPSPSFH